Proteins from a single region of Cydia pomonella isolate Wapato2018A chromosome 13, ilCydPomo1, whole genome shotgun sequence:
- the LOC133523952 gene encoding uncharacterized protein LOC133523952, producing the protein MMAKMTDVIKCNSCNIVIDELLAYVQNKVSIIDAITLVRICKSAFTSDEIKKSKSLLFDSISTDARKITRKSKGKEERDLVDIINVFRSTEPDVVPIFVARQLERLPPILFNSLDCTKLLKDMLKMQNDLDEIKTSYVTLQQLDRLKEELQVAKNNYLPPSSICNVNTKRGAWAVDTFDSGPMGILQCNSTVIENCEVAKQVPGHESANRSILQEGVPRSLHDSSAYQRSSVDKVESAHALIADTAQTHATATPMPPGERQLIQDVNIAIGTADNVSSIISVPNNDEGWNLVQRRSTRTSKYRLQGKYGVATGLQCNFKAAERKVPLLITNVHKDTTREDVMQYIRKQTNDTVFLREIHTKNRRDYKAFKMFVSENKLHMYLDEKIWPENIIFRRFVNDKYKYPNRVNSDVAGMDKENNK; encoded by the coding sequence ATGATGGCAAAAATGACGGACGTAATAAAATGCAACTCGTGCAATATTGTAATAGACGAATTATTGGCTTACGTGCAAAATAAAGTGTCGATAATTGACGCGATAACACTTGTGCGAATATGTAAATCCGCGTTCACTAGTGACGAAATCAAGAAATCTAAATCCTTGTTGTTTGATTCCATTTCAACGGATGCTCGTAAAATTACCAGGAAGAGTAAGGGCAAGGAGGAACGTGATCTTGTGGATATAATAAATGTGTTTAGGTCGACAGAACCAGATGTGGTCCCTATATTTGTCGCGCGGCAACTTGAACGTCTACCGCCGATTCTTTTTAACAGCCTAGATTGTACCAAATTATTAAAAGATATGTTGAAGATGCAAAACGATTTGGACGAAATTAAAACGTCATATGTGACCCTTCAACAACTAGACAGGCTAAAAGAAGAACTCCAAGTagccaaaaataattatttgccgCCTTCGTCGATATGTAACGTAAATACGAAACGAGGGGCCTGGGCTGTTGATACTTTTGACAGTGGACCTATGGGCATTTTACAGTGTAACTCGACGGTTATAGAAAACTGCGAAGTGGCTAAACAAGTGCCGGGACATGAGAGTGCAAACAGAAGTATTTTGCAGGAGGGTGTGCCGAGATCTTTGCATGACTCATCAGCTTACCAACGGTCGAGCGTCGATAAGGTCGAGAGTGCGCATGCATTGATCGCAGATACCGCACAAACTCACGCTACCGCTACACCGATGCCGCCGGGCGAACGTCAGCTGATCCAGGACGTAAACATAGCTATCGGTACAGCGGATAACGTCTCTTCAATTATAAGTGTGCCGAATAACGATGAAGGATGGAATTTAGTGCAAAGGCGTTCTACACGTACATCGAAATATCGTTTACAGGGAAAGTACGGAGTCGCGACGGGCCTACAGTGTAACTTTAAAGCCGCAGAAAGAAAAGTTCCGCTTCTTATAACGAATGTACATAAAGACACGACGCGGGAGGACGTAATGCAGTACATACGCAAGCAAACCAACGATACTGTGTTCTTACGAGAAATACATACCAAAAACAGACGGGACTATAAGGCGTTTAAAATGTTCGTATCTGAGAATAAACTGCATATGTACTTAGATGAGAAAATATGGcccgaaaatattattttcagacGGTTCGTTAATGATAAGTACAAATATCCGAACAGAGTTAACTCTGACGTGGCTGGCATggacaaagaaaataataaatag